The following are from one region of the Trichoderma breve strain T069 chromosome 5, whole genome shotgun sequence genome:
- a CDS encoding 3' exoribonuclease family, domain 1 domain-containing protein, with amino-acid sequence MADRRRVNGPGGSSLPPVYDDGELDAVSRRQRAPDAIRPLYLKTGVTPSASGSAYLEIEPREGEYGSGMKLTCTVHGPRSLPRSAPFSPYMVLSTHVKFAPFATKQRRGYLRDSSEKDLSTHLETALRGALIADRWPKSGVDVVVTIIEGESTRQDAVERRVEEWDVMNVLGGCITVASAAIADAGIDCVDTVSGGVAALVAGKDGDETSIVLDPVALEHESILAACCVAYLPNRDEITNLWFKGRLPSAASYNHQSLVSRAVQASKGTHGLISASLSEVIGNSQN; translated from the exons ATGGCAGATCGGAGACGAGTAAATGGACCAGGAGGTTCCAGTTTACCGCCAGTTTACGACGATGGCGAATTGGATGCAGTTTCGCGCCGCCAACGAGCGCCCGATGCTATTCGGCCACTTT ATCTCAAGACAGGAGTTACACCATCCGCATCTGGCTCAGCCTATCTGGAAATTGAGCCAAGAGAAGGCGAGTATGGCTCTGGCATGAAGCTAACATGCACCGTTCATGGGCCCAGGTCTCTCCCACGCTCTGCGCCATTCTCTCCTTATATGGTGCTCTCAACTCACGTCAAGTTCGCCCCTTTCGCCACGAAACAGCGCAGAGGCTATCTGCGTGACTCAAGCGAAAAGGATCTCAGCACGCATCTGGAAACGGCTCTTCGCGGTGCCCTGATTGCCGACCGATGGCCCAAAAGTGGTGTCGATGTCGTAGTGACCATTATCGAGGGAGAGTCGACTCGCCAGGATGCAGTGGAGCGGCGAGTCGAAGAATGGGATGTGATGAACGTGCTAGGTGGGTGTATCACAGTCGCTTCTGCAGCGATTGCCGACGCAGGTATCGATTGCGTCGACACCGTCTCCGGAGGAGTGGCCGCCTTGGTAGCGGGcaaggatggcgatgaaaCGTCAATTGTGCTTGACCCGGTGGCTTTGGAGCATGAGTCTATTCTTGCTGCCTGCTGCGTGGCCTACCTACCCAACAGAGATGAGATCACAAATCTGTGGTTCAAAGGTCGGCTGCCCTCGGCAGCTTCTTACAATCATCAGTCACTTGTCTCCAGGGCAGTGCAGGCGAGTAAAGGAACACATGGGTTGATATCGGCGTCTCTCAGCGAAGTTATTGGCAATTCTCAAAACTAA
- a CDS encoding tti2 family domain-containing protein → MHESLLGEANRERLSALQSEISQKNELSLQDISSKLLDAVATEALRDVGLELFDRVNTLLVTRAGIQEEQRALSVPNEEILHVRGLVRPIAEKLIKPPMDSTNNTGQAVDYTARSLAAEVGLALLVLISLLCSSSSEPFTLDDTTLVYIVTYTDKDDAWTTEESSRLAARLVEISLADDKLDTFITQCLLHDTLRPLFSKSSARLSASGRPSKISQPPSGMQPKTSLDIISQEHEKLHAASSLKWGIISCSKIAVGRHWPLFLPILLSLAEDHNTAVRVKGLRILGYFLDKCPSNTILSAGVDNVIQDAVFPTLLFLPSTTPENESIELLYPAYRVLLQVAQLDPDAKSLRRRRFLDKLLRDGIFVGHYHASQHARIVEVLMNMTKDIISCLGIFTAKHLQNLLQLFSTTLSDPFALAYPPLVSATTEALNATLLPTEGIDQVSTHLIHTSTILQSLWNREGSAPPAQLTAVLQKEPRLVELIPNILK, encoded by the exons ATGCATGAGTCTTTGCTTGGCGAAGCCAATCGCGAAAGGCTGAGTGCGCTTCAATCTG AAATAAGCCAAAAAAATGAATTAAGTCTGCAGGATATCTCATCCAAACTACTGGATGCAGTTGCTACAGAG GCACTTCGCGATGTAGGCCTAGAACTCTTCGACCGTGTTAACACTCTGTTGGTCACTCGTGCGGGCattcaagaagagcagcgagcCCTATCGGTCCCAAATGAAGAGATTTTGCATGTACGAGGCCTCGTTAGGCCAATAGCCGAAAAGCTAATCAAACCCCCCATGGACAGCACAAATAATACCGGGCAAG CTGTCGACTATACTGCTCGCTCTTTGGCCGCTGAAGTTGGCCTGGCACTACTGGTTctcatttctcttctctgcagCTCATCGTCAGAGCCTTTCACTCTCGATGACACAACCTTAGTATATATTGTTACGTATACTGATAAAGATGATGCCTGGACAACTGAAGAATCCTCACGGCTTGCCGCTCGCCTGGTGGAAATCAGCCTGGCCGATGATAAACTAGATACGTTCATTACCCAGTGTTTGCTCCATGATACGCTTCGGCCTCTATTTTCCAAATCATCTGCCAGGTTAAGCGCCTCCGGAAGGCCATCGAAAATCTCTCAGCCGCCCAGTGGCATGCAACCTAAGACATCActtgacatcatctcccaGGAGCATGAAAAACTTCATGCTGCATCAAGTTTAAAATGGGGAATTATCTCATGCAGT AAAATTGCTGTGGGCCGTCACTGGCCTTTGTTTCTTCCGATCCTACTCTCACTAGCTGAAGACCACAATACGGCCGTAAGGGTTAAAGGGCTGAGAATTCTTGGCTACTTTCTAGACAAATGCCCCTCAAACACAATACTATCTGCCGGCGTTGACAACGTCATACAGGACGCAGTTTTCCCTACACTGCTATTTTTACCCTCCACGACACCTGAGAATGAGTCTATAGAACTCCTATATCCAGCGTATCGCGTCCTCCTTCAGGTAGCACAGCTAGATCCAGATGCAAAGAGTTTACGAAGACGGCGTTTCCTCGACAAGCTTCTGAGAGATGGGATCTTTGTGGGACATTATCACGCCTCACAACATGCCCGAATTGTTGAAGTTCTTATGAACATGACAAAAGATATTATCTCATGCTTGGGAATCTTCACGGCCAAGCACCTTCAG AACCTTCTTCAGTTGTTTTCTACGACGCTATCCGATCCTTTTGCCTTGGCGTACCCGCCATTAGTCTCTGCAACTACGGAAGCTTTGAATGCAACGTTG CTACCGACTGAAGGTATAGACCAGGTTTCAACACATCTTATTCATACATCGACAATCCTGCAGTCTCTATGGAATCGAGAAGGCTCTGCCCCTCCTGCGCAATTGACCGCTGTGTTACAAAAAGAGCCTCGACTTGTCGAATTAATCCCCAATATCCTGAAATAG
- a CDS encoding sacI homology domain-containing protein — translation MDQDTPGHDYDPSQPVTSDVSIPASLLQQNIESPSVVSPNTANGWSREPEEDNDEPAVAKPFARVSSPDSAARAQGAANPTAEDDDGDTESSQDDGPSFYKMHKFTLYETVSRYYMVGVDVSERRYRILKIDRTTEGAELNITDDKIIYSLREVNQLLDTIDDGNRASGGIKLRCTTWGLLGFIKFTGPYYMLLITKKSTVAMIGGHYIHQVEGTELIPLTPGRSKVDVRNKPEEQRFLTILNTLDLTKSFYYSYSYDITRTLQHNITRERASLANGTVPWPNEDLNSMFVWNNYLLEPAVNVLQDPYDWCRPIIHGYIDQAALSIYGRTAHITVIARRSRYFAGARFLKRGANDLGYVANDVETEQIVAESLTTSFHAPGPRPYCSPQYTSYVQHRGSIPLYWTQDSTGVTPKPPIELNLVDPFYSAAALHFDNLFERYGAPIYVLNLIKSRERTPRESKLLAEYTHAIDYLNQFLPTDKKIIHKAWDMSRASKIRGGDVIGNLETIAESVLKTTGFFQNGDGITTPLTAQNGIARTNCIDCLDRTNAAQFVIGKRALGHQLHALGILENTSVEYDTDAVNLFTHMWHDHGDTIAVQYGGSQLVNTMETYRKINQWTSHSRDMIESFKRYYNNSFLDSQRQEAYNLFLGNYIFSHGQPMLWDLPTDYYLHHASPKEWTEAGRPNYINWFTPAYLEERKIPPFVAPTALRRCKNAESFDDYWLEYYRPATLSSFPKMFAYKMNSTIKYIPLKATQDGRYDLSPFRVRTDGDVDLEKRKTYRQQTLSPDMGDNASSIPSDRVTGRDVSRNDWLRPSQGGSQSREIWGIYSGPGTISPAKASLSADTLKEKPSDLEKSKTTQWTFTKAVKDALNPVVEPHEAEDYERYIRHPQNLPLVVSSDTPVDIDSSEYKDYVDGTWLDQGLMVTGIDEDADVYSELVKIGENPLTVTEEDAPKKRYKAYGKWLRGKSFFKQQPLD, via the exons TCTCCCAGTGTCGTTTCGCCCAATACTGCCAACGGATGGAGTCGCGAACCGGAAGAAGACAACGATGAGCCAGCCGTGGCGAAACCATTCGCCCGCGTCTCAAGCCCTGATTCAGCGGCTCGCGCGCAAGGAGCCGCAAACCCCACGGCtgaagacgatgacggcgacaCTGAAAGCAGCCAGGACGACGGACCGTCGTTTTACAAAATGCACAAATTCACCCTCTACGAGACTGTCAGCCGTTACTACATGGTGGGGGTGGATGTGAGTGAGAGGCGGTATCGCATTTTGAAAATCGACAGGACTACAGAAGGCGCCGAGCTGAATATCACTGATGACAAGATCATCTACAGCCTCAGAGAAGTGAATCAGCTCCTCGACACCATCGATGATGGCAACCGCGCATCTGGTGGCATCAAGCTGCGCTGTACAACCTGGGGGCTACTTGGCTTTATCAAATTCACAGGCCCGTATTACATGCTTCtcatcaccaagaagagcacTGTTGCCATGATTGGGGGCCATTACATCCACCAGGTAGAAGGGACTGAGCTGATACCGCTGACGCCGGGACGCTCCAAGGTTGATGTTCGCAACAAACCAGAGGAACAGCGCTTCTTAACCATCTTGAACACACTGGACCTGACCAAGTCATTCTACTACAGCTATTCATATGACATTACTCGAACTCTCCAGCACAATATTACACGAGAGAGGGCATCTTTAGCGAATGGCACTGTACCCTGGCCGAATGAAGATCTCAACTCGATGTTTGTGTGGAATAACTATCTGCTGGAGCCCGCCGTCAACGTACTTCAGGACCCATACGACTGGTGCCGGCCCATCATACATGGATACATAGACCAAGCAG CACTTTCAATATATGGCCGAACTGCTCATATCACTGTGATTGCCAGGCGGTCACGATATTTTGCAGGTGCCCGCTTCCTTAAACGAGGTGCAAACGACCTA GGATATGTCGCCAATGATGTTGAGACGGAGCAAATCGTTGCTGAATCTTTGACAACATCCTTCCACGCTCCTGGTCCCAGGCCGTACTGCAGTCCTCAGTACACCTCATACGTCCAGCATCGTGGAAGCATACCTCTGTACTGGACCCAGGACAGCACTGGCGTGACTCCGAAACCGCCCATTGAACTTAATCTGGTAGATCCATTCTACAGCGCCGCCGCTCTCCATTTCGACAATCTATTTGAGCGGTACGGTGCTCCGATATACGTTCTCAACCTTATCAAATCCAGAGAAAGAACGCCTAGAGAGTCAAAGCTGCTAGCAGAGTATACACATGCTATAGACTATCTCAACCAATTCCTGCCAACCGATAAGAAGATCATACACAAGGCGTGGGACATGAGCCGTGCGTCCAAGATTCGTGGCGGCGATGTCATTGGGAATCTGGAAACCATCGCCGAGTCAGTACTGAAAACAACCGGCTTCTTTCAAAACGGCGACGGAATCACAACCCCCCTGACGGCCCAGAACGGCATTGCTCGCACCAACTGTATCGACTGCTTAGATCGCACAAATGCCGCGCAGTTCGTCATCGGCAAGCGTGCGCTGGGCCATCAGCTTCACGCCCTTGGAATACTTGAAAACACCTCTGTCGAGTACGATACAGATGCTGTAAATCTCTTCACCCACATGTGGCATGACCATGGAGATACAATTGCGGTACAGTACGGCGGTTCTCAGCTCGTCAACACGATGGAAACGTATCGAAAGATCAATCAGTGGACCAGCCACTCTCGAGATATGATAGAGAGCTTCAAGCGATATTACAACAACTCGTTCCTTGACAGTCAGCGACAAGAGGCATACAATCTCTTTCTTGGCAACTATATCTTCTCACATGGTCAACCCATGCTCTGGGATCTGCCAACAGACTACTACCTTCACCACGCCAGCCCGAAGGAATGGACAGAGGCGGGAAGGCCTAATTACATCAATTGGTTCACACCAGCTTATCTCGAGGAACGGAAAATCCCGCCATTTGTCGCGCCAACCGCTCTTCGCCGTTGTAAGAACGCAGAATCCTTCGATGATTACTGGCTAGAGTACTATCGACCAGCTACTCTATCATCCTTCCCTAAGATGTTTGCGTACAAGATGAACTCTACCATAAAGTATATACCTCTGAAGGCAACTCAGGACGGTAGATATGATCTCAGCCCTTTCCGAGTCCGAACTGATGGTGATGTCGATctcgagaagagaaaa ACCTACCGCCAACAGACGCTCTCGCCAGACATGGGGGACAATGCTTCGTCTATACCCTCTGACAGAGTAACAGGAAGGGATGTGTCTCGAAACGACTGGCTACGACCATCGCAGGGGGGGTCGCAAAGCAGGGAGATTTGGGGCATCTACAGTGGTCCTGGCACCATATCGCCAGCCAAAGCTTCTCTCTCGGCGGACACATTGAAGGAGAAGCCGTCGGATCTCGAAAAATCTAAGACGACGCAGTGGACATTTACCAAGGCGGTAAAGGACGCTCTGAACCCAGTCGTAGAGCCTCACGAGGCGGAAGATTATGAACGTTATATTCGTCATCCACAAAACCTCCCGCTCGTCGTCTCTAGCGATACCCCTGTAGATATCGACTCATCAGAATATAAGGATTATGTCGATGGCACTTGGCTTGATCAAGGCCTTATGGTGACAGGTATCGACGAGGATGCAGATGTTTACTCAGAGCTCGTTAAAATAGGCGAAAATCCCCTAACCGTTACCGAAGAGGATGCACCCAAGAAGAGATACAAGGCCTATGGGAAGTGGCTTCGGGGTAAATCATTCTTCAAACAGCAACCTCTGGATTGA